One Brassica oleracea var. oleracea cultivar TO1000 chromosome C7, BOL, whole genome shotgun sequence genomic window carries:
- the LOC106304231 gene encoding uncharacterized protein LOC106304231, whose protein sequence is MTKESATTSTAIPPQHSEHHQPPPNPINSATSPPPTTMSVAANSNGVAFDETVEEAPCFKYLDSKEYADKYKKYETEFKQWILAKHFYPNAVNLYEGRTTIGGETILSSKWPCTRFYADPCVSFAQEESVDSLTAEIGLVPNGAIVSEKKIC, encoded by the exons ATGACTAAGGAGAGTGCGACGACATCTACAGCGATTCCGCCGCAACACTCCGAGCATCATCAGCCACCACCAAATCCAATCAACTCTGCTACCTCCCCTCCACCAACTACG ATGAGCGTCGCCGCGAACAGCAACGGCGTAGCGTTCGATGAAACCGTGGAAGAAGCACCATGTTTCAA GTATCTGGATAGCAAAGAGTATGCTGATAAGTACAAAAAGTACGAGACTGAGTTCAAGCAGTGGATCCTCGCCAAGCATTTCTATCCCAATGCAG TGAATTTGTACGAGGGGAGAACGACAATTGGTGGTGAAACCATTCTGTCTAGCAA GTGGCCTTGCACGCGTTTCTATGCAGACCCGTGTGTTTCATTTGCACAAGAAGAGAGTGTAGATTCACTTACTGCAGAGATTGGTTTAGTTCCCAATGGAGCTATTGTCTCTGAGAAGAAGATTTGTTGA
- the LOC106304230 gene encoding basic leucine zipper 34-like has product MITYPKQYMESSSVHRSDHCFDIFEGMPPQDDHFNSTFLPNANFHVPSQSPNISTRSNNHRFHLDPNGEHVYEGLVPDERRAKRMVSNRESARRSRMRKKKQIEELQQQVEQLMILNHNLSEKVINLLESNHQILQENSQLKEKVSSFQLLMAEMLIPVRNVDGGSINDRNLNHHHHLRGETSTRTNTFFGR; this is encoded by the coding sequence ATGATAACATATCCAAAACAATACATGGAGTCTTCTAGTGTCCATCGCTCTGACCATTGTTTCGATATATTCGAAGGAATGCCGCCACAAGACGATCATTTCAACTCGACATTCCTACCAAACGCCAACTTCCATGTCCCATCGCAGTCACCAAACATATCAACACGCAGCAACAACCACCGCTTTCACTTAGACCCAAACGGAGAACACGTTTACGAGGGTCTGGTTCCAGACGAGAGAAGGGCGAAAAGAATGGTCTCAAACCGAGAATCAGCGAGAAGGTCGCGTATGCGGAAGAAGAAGCAGATAGAAGAGCTGCAGCAGCAAGTGGAACAGCTCATGATCTTGAACCATAACTTGTCCGAGAAAGTCATCAACTTGCTGGAAAGTAACCACCAGATCCTGCAAGAGAACTCGCAGCTGAAGGAGAAAGTCTCTTCTTTTCAATTGCTCATGGCGGAAATGCTGATACCGGTGAGAAATGTGGATGGCGGCAGCATCAATGACCGTAATCTGAATCATCATCATCATCTCAGAGGAGAGACTTCGACCAGGACCAACACTTTCTTTGGTAGGTAA
- the LOC106301538 gene encoding uncharacterized protein LOC106301538 yields MAEMSYLQIHDANDAVLTHFNRNHHQRRQHHQPLSQILDSLPHWVQSDDDVDLYVSQSDFASEFDVSAAGGLDLLERRSFVMDLFHQRVEQSQVSPLGDDYESAGSDSGFGVVEGDRDMRVGSLALLDFGLGLESGRGFVDCDDEEDDLFDGIRYLGMDSGDVRVTVESGFDSDVEEDDPEKEIWGVDLNEEDEYVNDDDEEEEDDSVTIPLCWDSLNLEDNEEFEWEEVDGDGDGDEREVSAEGDDNNSVSVSVSATISQEDLAIGERRGYLGWEVLLNSRSLEFNLDDAESNMELYIGGDIDQQEEDDEDYLHTTEYEMLFEAEISSGLGKPPASKSFIKNLKVSPLTKEDVTEEDDDDAMCCAVCREEMSVGNEVAELPCRHKYHGECIVPWLGIRNTCPVCRFELPSDETEQSRF; encoded by the coding sequence ATGGCGGAGATGTCTTACCTTCAGATCCACGACGCAAACGATGCCGTTTTGACCCATTTTAACCGTAACCACCACCAACGCCGGCAACACCACCAACCGCTCTCTCAGATCCTCGATTCGCTCCCTCACTGGGTCCAATCCGACGACGACGTCGATCTCTACGTCTCTCAATCCGATTTCGCTTCCGAGTTCGACGTCTCGGCCGCCGGAGGTCTTGATCTGCTCGAGAGGCGAAGCTTCGTCATGGATTTGTTCCACCAGCGCGTTGAGCAATCTCAGGTAAGCCCGCTTGGTGACGATTACGAGAGTGCGGGTTCAGATTCTGGTTTTGGTGTGGTAGAGGGAGATCGCGACATGCGCGTGGGTAGTTTGGCACTTCTTGATTTTGGGTTAGGGTTAGAATCTGGTAGAGGCTTTGTTGATTGTGATGATGAAGAAGACGATTTGTTTGATGGGATTAGATATTTAGGAATGGATTCTGGTGATGTTAGGGTTACAGTTGAATCTGGTTTTGATTCTGATGTTGAAGAAGATGATCCAGAGAAGGAGATCTGGGGAGTTGATTTGAATGAAGAAGATGAGTATGTGAATGATGATGATGAAGAAGAAGAAGATGATAGTGTGACGATCCCTCTTTGTTGGGATTCGCTTAATTTGGAAGACAATGAGGAGTTCGAGTGGGAAGAAGTTGATGGTGATGGTGATGGTGATGAGAGGGAGGTTTCAGCAGAAGGTGATGATAACAACTCTGTTTCAGTCTCCGTCTCTGCTACAATCTCTCAAGAGGATTTAGCAATAGGTGAGAGGAGAGGGTATCTAGGATGGGAAGTTTTGTTGAACTCTCGTAGTCTCGAGTTCAACCTAGACGACGCAGAAAGCAACATGGAGTTATACATTGGCGGTGATATTGATCAACAAGAAGAAGACGATGAAGATTATCTTCATACGACCGAGTATGAGATGTTGTTTGAGGCTGAGATCTCATCTGGTCTTGGTAAGCCTCCAGCTTCCAAATCATTCATAAAGAATCTCAAAGTCTCTCCTTTGACCAAAGAGGATGTTACGGAGGAGGACGATGATGATGCCATGTGTTGCGCTGTTTGCAGAGAAGAGATGAGTGTTGGGAATGAGGTTGCAGAGTTGCCTTGTAGACACAAGTACCATGGTGAATGTATTGTTCCATGGCTTGGGATTAGGAACACGTGTCCGGTTTGTCGTTTTGAGTTGCCTTCAGATGAGACTGAGCAGAGCCGGTTTTGA
- the LOC106301761 gene encoding methylthioalkylmalate synthase 2, chloroplastic-like — MFSISLQYNFLIIYPQIKFERYLFFSSTYSIVMASSLLTSPTMIPTTGSTVVVRSGLPFRSSLPSLRLNRPYNKSSLSISCCSPVSKMGGTSAGDLKPVLERWPEYIPHKLPDKNYVRVFDTTLRDGEQAPGGALTPPQKLEIARQLAKLRVDIMEVGFPVSSEEEFETVKTIAKTVGNEVDEATGYVPVICAIARSKPEDIEAAWEAVKYAKRPKILIFTSTSDIHMKYKLKKTKEEVIEMAASSVKFAKSLGFVDVQLGCEDGGRSEKEFLCKILGESIKAGATTVNVADTVGINMPEEYGELVSYLKANTPGIDDVIFSVHCHNDLGVATANTIAGVCAGARQVEVTVNGIGERSGNAPLEEVVMALKCRGEYLMDGVYTRIDTRQIMATSQMVQEYTGLFVQPHKPIVGANCFVHESGIHQDGILKNRSTYEILSPEDVGVVKSQGSSIVLGKLSGRHAVKDRLKELGYELDDEKILNDIFSMFRDLTKQKKRITDDDLKALVTCRDEVTSLNGATGEETNGYVPISQISSVVSNL; from the exons ATGTTCTCCATCTCATTGCAATACAATTTCCTCATAATCTATCCTCAAATCAAATTCGAAAGATATCTGTTCTTCTCTTCTACGTACTCTATCGTTATGGCTTCGTCACTTCTGACATCTCCCACAATGATCCCCACCACCGGTTCCACTGTGGTGGTCCGATCAGGCTTACCTTTTAGATCTTCCTTGCCCTCCCTACGCCTGAATCGTCCGTACAACAAGTCATCCTTGTCTATCTCATGTTGCTCCCCTGTGTCTAAAATGGGGGGTACTAGTGCGGGTGACCTCAAACCCGTCTTGGAAAGGTGGCCAGAGTACATACCGCACAAGCTTCCCGACAAGAATTACGTGCGTGTATTCGACACGACGCTCCGTGACGGCGAACAAGCTCCAGGTGGAGCTCTTACTCCACCGCAGAAGCTTGAGATTGCTAGACAGCTCGCAAAACTCCGAGTAGACATCATGGAAGTTGGTTTTCCAGTGTCCTCTGAGGAAGAGTTCGAAACAGTCAAAACCATCGCCAAGACCGTGGGAAATGAG GTGGATGAAGCAACAGGTTACGTCCCAGTGATATGCGCCATCGCACGTAGCAAACCAGAAGACATTGAGGCGGCCTGGGAGGCGGTGAAATACGCGAAAAGACCTAAGATACTAATATTCACATCTACTAGTGACATTCACATGAAATACAAGTTGAAAAAGACTAAAGAAGAAGTCATCGAAATGGCCGCGAGTAGTGTTAAGTTTGCTAAAAGCTTAGGCTTCGTTGACGTCCAACTTGGCTGCGAAGATGGCGGCAG GTCGGAGAAGGAGTTTCTCTGCAAGATTCTAGGAGAATCGATAAAAGCTGGTGCAACCACGGTGAACGTCGCGGACACTGTAGGAATCAACATGCCGGAAGAATACGGAGAACTCGTGAGCTACCTCAAAGCAAACACTCCTGGCATTGATGATGTTATTTTCAGTGTTCATTGTCACAACGACCTTGGTGTTGCCACCGCCAACACAATTGCC GGTGTATGTGCGGGAGCACGACAAGTCGAAGTAACAGTTAACGGAATAGGCGAAAGAAGTGGGAATGCACCGCTTGAAGAG GTCGTGATGGCTTTGAAATGCCGAGGAGAATATCTGATGGATGGTGTCTACACAAGAATAGACACACGCCAAATTATGGCTACCAGCCAGATG GTTCAAGAATATACCGGCTTGTTTGTTCAACCACATAAGCCCATAGTTGGAGCCAACTGTTTTGTTCATGAGAGCGGCATTCACCAG GATGGAATCTTGAAAAATCGGAGTACATATGAGATCTTATCGCCAGAAGATGTTGGGGTTGTAAAATCTCAAGGTTCTAGCATTGTTCTTGGAAAGCTTAG CGGACGTCATGCTGTGAAAGATCGGCTGAAAGAG TTGGGATATGAGCTCGATGATGAGAAAATATTGAACGATATCTTCTCAATGTTCAGGGACTTAACCAAGCAGAAAAAG AGAATCACGGATGATGATCTGAAGGCGTTAGTAACGTGTCGTGATGAGGTCACGTCTCTAAACGGCGCTACCGGTGAAGAGACTAACGGCTATGTACCAATCTCACAGATTTCCTCTGTGGTATCAAATCTGTGA